A single region of the Desulfovibrio sp. ZJ209 genome encodes:
- the hemB gene encoding porphobilinogen synthase, translating to MTTFHRGRRLRQSPPLRALVRETPPLLREDLIMPYFVVETGDPAFRKEISAMPGQFQLSLDELEKQVGAAVADGLMAALLFGIPKVKDERASGAWAEDGIVQQAVRRLRERFPSLVIITDVCLCEYMSHGHCGILRPDGVVENDATLPLLCRTAVSHARAGADIVAPSDMMDGRIAAIRAALDEAGFTATPIMSYAVKYASACYGPFREAAESAPACGDRKAYQMDPGNAREAMIEARADLAEGADMLIVKPAGPYADILRAVRDAVDVPLAAYQVSGEYSMIRAAGLNGWIDERAVMLESLLGLKRAGADMLITYFTETLLREGLAR from the coding sequence ATGACCACTTTCCATCGCGGGCGGCGCCTGCGCCAGAGTCCGCCACTGCGCGCCCTCGTGCGCGAGACGCCGCCCCTTCTGCGTGAAGACCTCATCATGCCCTACTTTGTGGTGGAGACGGGCGACCCCGCCTTCCGCAAGGAGATCTCCGCCATGCCGGGGCAGTTCCAGCTCTCGCTTGACGAGCTGGAAAAACAGGTCGGCGCGGCCGTGGCCGACGGCCTCATGGCCGCGCTGCTTTTCGGCATCCCAAAGGTCAAGGACGAGCGGGCGAGCGGCGCCTGGGCCGAGGACGGCATCGTGCAGCAGGCCGTGCGCCGCCTGCGCGAGCGCTTTCCTTCGCTCGTCATCATCACCGATGTCTGCCTGTGCGAATACATGAGCCACGGGCATTGCGGCATCTTGAGGCCTGACGGCGTGGTGGAGAACGACGCCACCCTGCCGCTGCTCTGCCGCACGGCCGTGAGCCACGCCCGCGCCGGCGCGGACATCGTGGCCCCGTCGGACATGATGGACGGCCGCATCGCGGCCATTCGCGCGGCTCTGGACGAGGCCGGCTTCACGGCCACGCCCATCATGTCCTATGCGGTGAAGTACGCCTCGGCCTGCTACGGGCCCTTCCGCGAGGCCGCCGAATCCGCCCCGGCCTGCGGGGACCGCAAGGCTTACCAGATGGACCCCGGCAATGCCCGCGAGGCCATGATCGAGGCCCGCGCCGACCTTGCCGAGGGCGCGGACATGCTCATCGTCAAGCCGGCCGGCCCCTATGCGGACATTTTGCGCGCCGTGCGCGACGCCGTGGACGTGCCGCTGGCCGCCTACCAGGTGAGCGGCGAATACTCCATGATCCGCGCGGCCGGCCTCAACGGCTGGATAGACGAGCGCGCGGTCATGCTGGAAAGCCTGCTTGGCCTCAAGCGCGCCGGCGCGGACATGCTTATCACCTATTTCACCGAGACCCTGCTTCGCGAGGGGCTGGCGCGTTGA
- the ahbD gene encoding heme b synthase, giving the protein MAGHLQGHPAGHPAGKPEGHPAGAHPGAAPGQPPRVLEDGSPACRLIAWEVTRSCNLACRHCRAEAHPEPYEGELSTEEAKALIDTFPGVGDPIVIFTGGDPMMRPDVYELVAHARGLGLTCAFAPNGTLITPENAARLREAGVSRCSISIDGADAASHDAFRGVPGAFEASLRGIEYLKAAGLPFQINTTVTRGNLHSFKRIFELCERLGAAAWHIFLLVPMGRAAGLADEVITAEEYEDVLHWLYEFRKGTSMHLKATCAPHYYRIMRQRAHEEGTAVTPGTFGMDAMTRGCLGGTGFCFISHVGRVQPCGYLELDCGNVRETPFPKIWRESRYFREFRDQRAYAGKCGVCEYHRVCGGCRARAQSMSGNHLGEEPLCSYVPKKLRAQQGLAGEAHAR; this is encoded by the coding sequence ATGGCCGGACATCTGCAAGGGCATCCCGCCGGTCATCCCGCCGGCAAGCCCGAAGGTCATCCCGCAGGAGCCCATCCGGGCGCGGCGCCGGGGCAGCCGCCGCGCGTTCTGGAAGACGGCAGCCCGGCCTGCCGGCTCATCGCGTGGGAGGTCACGCGTTCCTGCAATCTCGCCTGCCGGCACTGCCGCGCCGAGGCCCATCCCGAGCCCTACGAGGGCGAGCTTTCCACGGAAGAGGCCAAGGCGCTCATCGACACCTTCCCCGGGGTGGGCGACCCCATCGTCATCTTCACCGGCGGCGACCCCATGATGCGGCCGGACGTGTACGAGCTTGTCGCCCATGCGCGCGGCCTTGGCCTCACCTGCGCCTTTGCGCCCAACGGCACGCTCATCACGCCGGAGAACGCGGCGCGCTTGCGCGAGGCCGGGGTGAGCCGCTGCTCCATCTCCATCGACGGCGCGGACGCGGCAAGCCACGACGCCTTCCGGGGCGTGCCCGGGGCCTTCGAGGCCTCCCTGCGCGGCATCGAGTACCTCAAGGCGGCGGGGCTCCCTTTCCAGATCAACACCACGGTCACGCGCGGCAACCTCCACAGCTTCAAGCGCATCTTCGAGCTCTGCGAGCGCCTGGGCGCGGCCGCGTGGCATATCTTTTTGCTGGTGCCCATGGGGCGCGCCGCCGGGTTGGCGGACGAGGTCATCACGGCGGAAGAATACGAAGACGTGCTCCACTGGCTCTATGAGTTCCGCAAGGGCACGTCCATGCACCTCAAGGCCACCTGCGCGCCGCACTATTACCGCATCATGCGCCAGCGCGCCCACGAGGAGGGCACAGCCGTCACGCCCGGGACCTTCGGCATGGACGCCATGACGCGCGGCTGCCTCGGGGGCACGGGCTTCTGCTTCATCAGCCATGTGGGGCGGGTGCAGCCCTGCGGCTATCTGGAGCTTGACTGCGGCAATGTGCGCGAGACGCCTTTTCCCAAAATCTGGCGCGAGAGCAGGTACTTCCGGGAGTTCCGGGACCAGCGGGCCTATGCGGGCAAGTGCGGCGTGTGCGAATACCACCGCGTCTGCGGCGGCTGCCGGGCGCGCGCCCAAAGCATGAGCGGAAACCACCTGGGCGAGGAGCCGCTGTGCAGCTATGTGCCCAAAAAATTGCGGGCCCAGCAGGGATTGGCGGGGGAGGCGCATGCACGCTGA
- a CDS encoding AsnC family transcriptional regulator: MHAEAGKGAVAPQEAKTAEALDAVDRRILDIIQTGFPLAPRPYAVLGERLGLPEEEVFGRVRALRENKVIRRLGANFQSAKLGFVSTLCAAKVPEEKLEAFIAAVNAEPGVTHNYLRDHAYNIWFTLISPSREEARAVLEGLTERTGVPILDLPATKLFKIRVDFRMDGAPEER; encoded by the coding sequence ATGCACGCTGAAGCAGGCAAGGGCGCCGTGGCCCCGCAGGAGGCGAAAACCGCCGAAGCGCTGGACGCCGTCGACCGCCGCATCCTCGACATCATCCAGACGGGCTTTCCGCTGGCCCCGCGCCCCTATGCCGTGCTCGGCGAGCGCCTGGGCCTCCCCGAAGAGGAAGTGTTCGGCCGGGTGCGCGCCTTGCGCGAAAACAAGGTCATCCGCCGCCTGGGGGCCAATTTCCAGTCGGCGAAACTGGGCTTCGTCTCCACGCTCTGCGCGGCCAAGGTGCCCGAGGAAAAGCTCGAGGCCTTCATCGCCGCGGTCAATGCCGAGCCGGGCGTGACCCACAACTATTTGCGCGACCACGCCTACAATATCTGGTTCACGCTCATCAGCCCCTCGCGCGAGGAGGCCCGGGCCGTGCTGGAGGGCCTCACCGAGCGCACGGGCGTCCCCATCCTCGACCTGCCGGCCACAAAGCTCTTCAAGATCCGGGTGGACTTTCGCATGGACGGCGCACCCGAAGAACGCTAG
- a CDS encoding outer membrane homotrimeric porin — protein MKKIATLLLAAGLVFGAATGASAIDFKAKGQWIMSFDYGQNGTFMGKNDGHRKAGFGNGEDDFEARQRVRLQLDAVASESLSGTVYFEIGDTFWGQNSSGGALGADQKIVELKQAYIDWMAPETDLKVRMGIQNITTPAYASGNSILNDDVAGIVASYQVNEMVGITAFWARPYNDNFGGYTDPQGHKGWRANYMDNMDMGGLLVPLTFDGAKVTPWGMYGAIGPNTFRKADFADKEVEVMVDGEKIKIPYKRYQNSWSGNIKNMGAGWKFANAGLFPVNGAMHRDFKPANNERKLSTYGNAWWGGISSEITMWDPFRVAFDFEYGSVTWEDDGRLNRQGWFATLLAEYKLDWAIPGIYGWYASGDDSNPANGSERLPTLDGNNTNKYSNFAFDGDPYIARDAVVGHSMAGTWGIGGRLKDMSFIDDLKHTFRINYIGGTNSTTMAKKMSNAGLWANQGAVDNVMGMDALYLTTGDSALEIGLSNYYKMYDNFTISLEADYIALWLDTSTSAWGARHKRSEAIPQTKDAWNINASFVYSF, from the coding sequence ATGAAAAAGATCGCCACGCTTCTTTTGGCGGCCGGCCTGGTGTTCGGCGCCGCCACGGGTGCCAGCGCCATTGACTTCAAGGCCAAGGGCCAGTGGATCATGTCGTTCGACTATGGCCAGAACGGCACCTTCATGGGCAAGAACGACGGCCACCGCAAGGCCGGCTTCGGCAACGGCGAGGACGACTTCGAAGCGCGCCAGCGCGTGCGCCTGCAACTGGACGCCGTGGCCTCCGAGTCCCTCTCCGGCACGGTGTACTTTGAAATCGGCGACACCTTCTGGGGCCAGAACTCCTCCGGCGGCGCCCTCGGCGCTGACCAGAAGATCGTGGAGCTGAAGCAGGCCTACATCGACTGGATGGCCCCCGAGACCGACCTCAAGGTGCGGATGGGCATCCAGAACATCACCACGCCCGCCTATGCCTCCGGCAACTCCATCCTCAATGACGACGTGGCCGGCATCGTGGCCAGCTACCAGGTCAACGAGATGGTGGGCATCACCGCCTTCTGGGCCCGCCCCTACAATGACAACTTCGGCGGCTACACCGATCCGCAGGGGCACAAAGGCTGGCGTGCCAACTACATGGATAACATGGACATGGGCGGCCTGCTCGTTCCTTTGACCTTTGACGGCGCCAAGGTGACCCCCTGGGGCATGTATGGCGCCATCGGCCCCAACACCTTCCGCAAGGCTGACTTTGCGGATAAGGAAGTGGAAGTGATGGTTGACGGGGAAAAGATAAAGATCCCGTATAAGCGGTACCAGAATAGCTGGAGCGGGAATATCAAGAACATGGGCGCCGGCTGGAAGTTCGCCAACGCCGGCCTCTTCCCGGTGAACGGCGCCATGCACCGCGACTTCAAGCCCGCCAACAACGAGCGCAAGCTCTCCACCTACGGCAACGCCTGGTGGGGCGGCATCTCCAGCGAAATCACCATGTGGGATCCCTTCCGCGTGGCCTTTGATTTCGAGTACGGCTCCGTGACCTGGGAAGACGACGGCCGCCTGAACCGCCAGGGCTGGTTCGCCACCCTGCTCGCCGAGTACAAGCTCGACTGGGCCATACCGGGCATCTACGGCTGGTACGCCTCCGGTGACGACAGCAACCCGGCCAACGGCTCCGAGCGCCTGCCCACCCTCGACGGCAACAACACCAACAAGTACTCCAACTTCGCATTCGACGGTGACCCGTACATCGCCCGCGACGCCGTGGTCGGCCACAGCATGGCCGGCACCTGGGGCATCGGCGGCCGCTTGAAGGATATGAGCTTCATCGACGACCTGAAGCACACCTTCCGCATCAACTACATCGGCGGCACCAACAGCACCACCATGGCCAAGAAGATGTCCAACGCCGGCCTGTGGGCCAACCAGGGCGCCGTTGACAACGTCATGGGCATGGACGCCCTGTACCTGACCACCGGCGACAGCGCGCTGGAAATCGGCCTCTCCAACTACTACAAGATGTACGACAACTTCACGATCTCTCTTGAAGCCGACTACATCGCCCTGTGGCTCGACACCAGCACCTCCGCGTGGGGCGCCCGCCACAAGAGGAGCGAAGCCATCCCGCAGACCAAGGACGCCTGGAACATCAACGCGAGCTTCGTGTACTCGTTCTAG
- a CDS encoding helix-turn-helix transcriptional regulator: MPFVSNLGELMRQKNLTYEELQFQSNVGPDTVARAKDGRIATCKLLTLEKLAAALDVDVSDLYSWEREEMEAPGPSPCRMG, translated from the coding sequence ATGCCTTTTGTCAGTAATCTCGGCGAGTTGATGCGTCAAAAAAATTTGACCTATGAGGAGCTCCAATTCCAGTCCAACGTGGGGCCCGACACCGTGGCCCGCGCCAAAGACGGCCGCATCGCCACCTGCAAGCTGCTCACGCTGGAAAAGCTGGCCGCCGCGCTGGATGTGGACGTTTCTGACCTGTACAGCTGGGAAAGGGAGGAAATGGAAGCCCCCGGCCCTTCACCCTGCCGCATGGGCTAG
- the panB gene encoding 3-methyl-2-oxobutanoate hydroxymethyltransferase, producing the protein MKKMTTTGFREAKGQKKLTMLTAYDYTIARLMERSGIDALLVGDSLGMVMLGYPDTLPVTVEDMVRHCAAVARGAAAPLVVCDMPFMSSQCGVEATLRNAGRLVKEGGAQAVKLEGGADFTPEIRALVRASIPVMGHLGLTPQSVNALGGYKVQGKSMGAAQKLLDDARAVQDAGAFALVLECVPAALAARVTSELEIPTIGIGAGPDCDGQVLVWQDMLGMFDRVAPKFVRRFGEVGEAMRTAFTAYAEAVREGSFPAAEHCYGLEDEAEVLSNLY; encoded by the coding sequence ATGAAAAAGATGACCACCACCGGCTTTCGCGAAGCCAAGGGGCAGAAAAAGCTCACCATGCTCACGGCCTATGACTATACCATCGCCCGGCTCATGGAGCGGAGCGGTATCGACGCCCTCTTGGTGGGCGATTCGCTCGGCATGGTGATGCTCGGCTATCCCGACACCCTGCCTGTCACCGTGGAGGACATGGTGCGCCACTGCGCTGCCGTGGCGCGCGGGGCGGCCGCGCCGCTCGTCGTCTGCGACATGCCCTTCATGAGCTCGCAGTGCGGCGTGGAGGCGACCTTGCGCAATGCCGGGCGCCTCGTCAAGGAGGGCGGCGCCCAGGCCGTCAAGCTGGAGGGCGGGGCCGACTTCACCCCGGAGATCCGCGCGCTTGTGCGCGCCTCCATCCCGGTCATGGGGCACCTGGGCCTGACGCCGCAATCGGTGAACGCGCTCGGCGGCTACAAGGTGCAGGGCAAGAGCATGGGCGCGGCGCAAAAACTGCTGGACGACGCCCGCGCCGTGCAGGACGCCGGGGCATTCGCGCTGGTGCTCGAGTGCGTGCCCGCGGCGCTGGCGGCCCGCGTCACGAGCGAGCTTGAGATACCCACCATCGGCATCGGCGCAGGGCCCGACTGCGACGGGCAGGTACTCGTCTGGCAGGACATGCTCGGCATGTTCGACCGGGTGGCGCCCAAGTTCGTGCGCCGCTTCGGCGAGGTGGGAGAAGCCATGCGTACGGCGTTCACGGCCTATGCCGAGGCCGTGCGCGAAGGCAGCTTCCCCGCGGCCGAGCATTGCTACGGCCTTGAGGACGAGGCCGAGGTGCTGAGCAATCTTTACTGA
- the speB gene encoding agmatinase — protein sequence MSDAFLASEYPPAAPEAAAFHVIPVPLERSVSYGGGTAGAPAAILAASQQLEGLENGMAPGESGIYTAPPVDVSGHPEAVLGRVENAVDKALKAGAVPVILGGEHTVTLGALRALARAAEKSGEPFGVVQFDAHADLRDEYQGDPFSHASVMRRAVADLGLPLVQFAVRELSREEVEVRRRYGVTHYDAYFLARVGLPEQPLPGGFPRRIYITFDVDGLDPALMPATGTPSPGGLTWKETEFILERCVKDHEVIGLDVVELAPIAGLHHADYTAARLTHLLMALAAHKDTEPKGEDAQ from the coding sequence ATGAGTGACGCCTTCCTCGCTTCCGAATATCCGCCGGCCGCGCCCGAGGCCGCGGCCTTCCACGTCATCCCCGTGCCGCTGGAGCGCAGCGTCTCCTACGGCGGCGGCACGGCGGGCGCCCCCGCAGCTATCCTTGCCGCCTCGCAGCAGCTCGAGGGGCTCGAAAACGGCATGGCCCCGGGCGAGTCAGGAATTTATACCGCGCCTCCCGTGGATGTTTCCGGCCATCCCGAGGCCGTGCTCGGCCGCGTCGAGAACGCGGTGGACAAGGCGCTCAAGGCCGGGGCCGTGCCGGTCATCCTCGGGGGCGAGCACACCGTCACCCTCGGCGCCCTGCGCGCGCTGGCCCGCGCGGCCGAGAAGAGCGGCGAGCCTTTCGGCGTCGTCCAGTTCGACGCGCACGCCGACCTGCGCGACGAATACCAGGGCGACCCCTTTTCACATGCCAGCGTCATGCGCCGGGCCGTGGCCGACCTCGGCCTGCCGCTCGTGCAGTTCGCCGTGCGCGAGTTGAGCCGCGAGGAGGTGGAGGTGCGCCGCCGCTACGGCGTCACCCATTATGACGCCTATTTTCTCGCGCGGGTGGGCCTGCCCGAGCAGCCCCTGCCCGGGGGCTTCCCGCGGCGCATCTACATCACTTTTGATGTGGACGGGCTCGACCCGGCCCTCATGCCGGCCACGGGCACGCCCTCGCCGGGCGGCCTCACCTGGAAGGAGACCGAGTTCATCCTCGAGCGCTGCGTCAAGGATCATGAGGTCATCGGGCTCGACGTGGTGGAGCTCGCGCCCATCGCCGGGCTGCACCATGCGGACTACACGGCCGCTCGGCTCACACATTTGCTCATGGCGCTGGCCGCGCACAAGGATACGGAACCGAAAGGGGAGGACGCGCAATGA
- a CDS encoding ATP-dependent helicase, whose protein sequence is MIDYAQALNEAQLAAVTAGDGPVLVVAGAGSGKTRTIVYRLAWLAEHGVSPESILLLTFTRKAAREMLQRAGALLGQGLSGVAGGTFHAFAYGVLRRWRPAWLTGRPFTLMDQSDITAAVRQCKARLDLGKGDRSFPKSASIVAFLSKARNKELPLSEVLRREAFHLEPYAEQLGKLGEAYAAYKRENGLLDYDDLLFELEALLRENPEAAAALRARFRHILVDEYQDTNLVQARIVRLLAGPVDEGGTGGEGGHGAPALCNVMAVGDEAQSIYAFRGANVRNILDFPKLFPGARVLPLEENYRSTKHVLDVANSLLEHAAESFNKHLYTKKEGGEPVRLVTPLSDETQAALVTRRIAELLEVYAPHEIAVLFRAGRHSFALEAALKRAGIAFRKYGGLRFAEFAHNKDVVAFARLALNPLDLPSFSRIAAMHKGVGPKTVERLYAALRTGDAAAQAKAFARYPELADDLRFVESLREASPAPVDFFEQVIDRYRPRLESRYPDDWPQRQKDLEEILQIAANYTDLDLFVAEQALESPEEEAAADDGDGKVTLSTIHSAKGLEWSAVLVIDLVEDRFPSRHALTRPEDFEEERRLMYVACTRARKQLELYAPATIYSRSERGAVHAAQSPFVRELGPGLAEEWTEGFGGRLCRRREGGLRRPVPTFPAANAGDDAGEDCQLPPDEWPETAGLTGISAAHGPAPGETGAPESTADGPLCHCRHRIFGRGKIVRRIPPDKAQVNFPGFGLKVILTDYLLMED, encoded by the coding sequence ATGATCGACTACGCCCAGGCGCTCAACGAAGCACAGCTCGCGGCCGTCACCGCCGGCGACGGCCCGGTGCTGGTGGTGGCGGGGGCGGGCAGCGGCAAGACGCGCACCATCGTCTACCGCCTCGCATGGCTCGCCGAGCACGGCGTGAGCCCTGAGTCCATCCTCTTGCTCACCTTCACGCGCAAGGCCGCGCGCGAGATGCTCCAGCGGGCCGGGGCGCTGCTCGGGCAGGGGCTTTCGGGCGTTGCGGGGGGCACCTTCCACGCCTTCGCCTACGGGGTGCTGCGCCGCTGGCGCCCGGCATGGCTTACGGGGCGCCCCTTCACCCTCATGGACCAGTCCGACATCACGGCCGCCGTGCGCCAGTGCAAGGCCCGGCTCGACCTCGGCAAGGGCGACCGCTCCTTCCCCAAGAGCGCGAGCATCGTGGCCTTCCTGAGCAAGGCGCGCAACAAGGAATTGCCGCTTTCCGAGGTGCTCCGGCGCGAGGCCTTCCACCTCGAGCCCTATGCGGAGCAGCTCGGGAAGCTGGGCGAAGCCTACGCCGCCTACAAGCGCGAAAACGGGCTTCTGGATTACGACGACCTGCTCTTCGAGCTGGAGGCCCTGCTGCGTGAGAATCCCGAGGCCGCGGCGGCGCTCAGGGCGCGCTTCCGGCACATCCTCGTGGACGAGTACCAGGATACCAATCTCGTGCAGGCGCGCATCGTGCGCTTGCTGGCCGGGCCAGTTGATGAGGGCGGCACGGGCGGCGAGGGTGGCCACGGCGCGCCCGCGCTGTGCAATGTCATGGCCGTGGGCGACGAGGCGCAATCCATCTACGCCTTCCGCGGCGCCAATGTGCGCAATATCCTAGACTTTCCCAAGCTCTTTCCCGGCGCGCGCGTGCTGCCCCTCGAGGAGAATTACCGCTCCACGAAGCACGTGCTCGACGTGGCCAACAGCCTGCTCGAGCACGCGGCGGAATCGTTCAACAAGCACCTCTACACGAAGAAGGAGGGCGGCGAGCCAGTGCGGCTCGTGACGCCCCTGAGCGACGAGACGCAGGCCGCCCTCGTGACGCGGCGCATCGCCGAATTGCTGGAAGTCTACGCCCCGCACGAGATCGCGGTGCTCTTCCGCGCCGGGCGGCACTCCTTCGCGCTGGAGGCGGCGCTCAAGCGCGCGGGCATCGCCTTCCGCAAATACGGCGGCCTGCGCTTTGCGGAGTTCGCCCATAACAAGGATGTGGTCGCCTTCGCGCGGCTCGCGCTCAACCCGCTCGACCTGCCCTCGTTTTCGCGCATCGCGGCCATGCACAAGGGCGTGGGGCCCAAGACGGTGGAAAGGCTGTATGCGGCCCTGCGCACCGGCGATGCGGCCGCGCAGGCCAAGGCCTTCGCCCGCTACCCGGAGCTCGCGGACGACCTGCGCTTTGTGGAGAGCCTGCGCGAGGCCTCGCCCGCGCCCGTGGATTTTTTCGAGCAGGTCATCGACCGCTACCGCCCGCGCCTTGAGAGCCGCTATCCCGATGACTGGCCGCAGCGCCAGAAAGACCTGGAGGAGATCCTCCAGATCGCGGCCAATTATACCGACCTTGACCTCTTCGTGGCCGAGCAGGCCCTGGAATCGCCGGAGGAGGAGGCCGCGGCGGACGACGGCGACGGCAAGGTCACGCTTTCCACCATCCATTCGGCCAAGGGGCTGGAGTGGAGCGCCGTGCTCGTCATCGACCTCGTGGAGGACCGCTTCCCCTCGCGCCACGCCCTCACGCGGCCCGAGGATTTCGAGGAGGAGCGGCGCCTCATGTACGTGGCCTGCACGCGCGCCCGCAAGCAGCTGGAGCTCTACGCGCCCGCCACCATCTACAGCCGCTCGGAGCGCGGCGCCGTGCACGCCGCGCAAAGCCCCTTTGTGCGCGAGCTCGGCCCCGGGCTCGCCGAGGAATGGACGGAGGGCTTTGGCGGCCGCCTCTGCCGCCGGCGCGAGGGTGGGCTGCGCCGGCCGGTGCCCACATTCCCGGCCGCGAACGCGGGGGATGACGCTGGCGAGGATTGCCAGCTCCCCCCCGACGAATGGCCCGAGACAGCCGGGCTCACGGGTATCAGCGCGGCGCACGGCCCGGCGCCCGGGGAGACCGGCGCGCCGGAAAGCACGGCGGATGGCCCGCTCTGCCACTGCCGGCACCGCATCTTCGGGCGCGGCAAGATCGTGCGCCGCATCCCGCCGGACAAGGCACAGGTGAATTTTCCCGGTTTTGGCCTCAAGGTCATCCTGACGGACTATCTCCTCATGGAGGATTGA
- the thiL gene encoding thiamine-phosphate kinase yields MLSAPAPSVPSEDGILGLLGRHFPNTHPSLLLGRGDDCAVLRAERPLCVSSDLFLEDVHFRRSYFTPQELGHKALAVNVSDLAGCGARPLAFTLCLGLPPWAGMAWLDAFFGGMATLAREQRMALAGGDLSRSKDLHISVTVWGESANGTQMDAFLSRGGSIPGDALFVVGPLGLARVGLAVLEARGRAALEDWPAACAAHLRPEPQAGAGLMLARAGSNARPPALMDLSDGILRDLPRLLGLSGELGLHGNALGAELVLPQRLLHAEVLRHAAETGKNPVHEALLGGEDYALLGACAPDMLPALHAAIPGFMAIGTVTDGGGLTCNGESLAGLHGFDHFESAGEGAGQ; encoded by the coding sequence ATGCTGTCCGCGCCAGCGCCGTCCGTGCCTTCGGAGGACGGCATCCTCGGCCTGCTCGGCCGCCACTTCCCCAACACGCATCCCTCGCTCCTGCTCGGCCGCGGCGACGACTGCGCCGTGCTGCGCGCCGAGCGGCCGCTCTGCGTGAGCAGCGACCTTTTTCTGGAGGATGTGCACTTCCGCCGCTCCTATTTCACCCCGCAGGAGCTGGGCCACAAGGCGCTGGCCGTCAATGTGAGCGACCTCGCCGGCTGTGGCGCGCGGCCGCTGGCCTTCACGCTTTGCCTCGGCCTCCCCCCATGGGCCGGCATGGCCTGGCTGGACGCCTTTTTTGGGGGCATGGCCACTCTTGCGCGCGAGCAGCGCATGGCGCTGGCCGGGGGCGACCTCTCGCGCAGCAAGGACTTGCATATCTCGGTGACTGTGTGGGGCGAGAGCGCCAACGGCACGCAGATGGATGCCTTTCTCTCCCGCGGGGGGAGCATCCCCGGCGACGCGCTCTTCGTGGTGGGGCCGCTCGGGCTCGCGCGCGTGGGCCTCGCCGTGCTGGAAGCGCGCGGCCGCGCCGCCCTGGAAGACTGGCCGGCAGCCTGCGCCGCGCATTTGCGGCCCGAGCCGCAGGCGGGCGCGGGCCTCATGCTCGCCCGCGCGGGGAGCAATGCCCGGCCGCCCGCGCTCATGGACCTTTCGGATGGCATTTTGCGCGACCTGCCGCGCCTGCTCGGCCTCTCGGGCGAGCTCGGGCTGCACGGCAATGCCCTGGGCGCGGAGCTCGTGCTGCCGCAGCGCCTGTTGCATGCGGAAGTGCTGCGCCATGCCGCAGAAACCGGCAAAAACCCTGTGCACGAGGCCCTGCTCGGCGGGGAGGACTACGCCCTGCTCGGCGCCTGCGCGCCCGACATGCTGCCCGCCCTGCATGCGGCCATCCCGGGCTTCATGGCCATCGGCACGGTTACGGACGGCGGCGGCCTCACCTGCAACGGCGAGTCCCTGGCCGGGCTGCACGGATTTGACCATTTCGAGAGTGCCGGAGAAGGAGCGGGGCAATGA
- a CDS encoding class II aldolase/adducin family protein translates to MKNEENVEGAAAAMPAPELVCRAVEELRAVCRDAWREGLLSGCNGNASLRLEASDACAGLLCMTRTGAAKGRLTPADMCLLDAATGACLANGPASSEAAVHLALYASQARCGAVLHTHPRRLLALSLVLRARGEGAAGLLRLPLFEADVWRARLAVAAALAPGTRELADEVARAAATLPETAVNAAGGAVWMEGHGLCAFAPSLGAALTMSEELEHLAAVQLLTLGA, encoded by the coding sequence ATGAAGAACGAGGAGAATGTGGAGGGCGCGGCGGCCGCTATGCCCGCGCCGGAGCTCGTGTGCCGCGCGGTTGAGGAGCTTCGCGCCGTGTGCCGCGACGCCTGGCGGGAGGGCCTGCTCTCCGGCTGCAACGGCAACGCCAGCCTGCGGCTGGAGGCATCCGACGCTTGCGCGGGGCTGCTCTGCATGACGCGCACGGGCGCGGCCAAGGGGCGCCTTACGCCAGCGGACATGTGCCTGCTGGATGCGGCCACGGGCGCATGCCTCGCCAACGGGCCGGCCTCCTCGGAGGCGGCGGTGCATCTGGCGCTCTACGCCTCGCAGGCCCGGTGCGGGGCCGTGCTGCACACGCATCCCCGCCGGCTGCTCGCCCTCTCCCTCGTCTTGCGGGCGCGGGGCGAGGGCGCCGCGGGGCTGTTGCGGCTGCCGCTTTTCGAGGCCGATGTCTGGCGCGCAAGGCTGGCCGTGGCGGCGGCGCTCGCGCCCGGCACGCGGGAACTGGCGGACGAAGTGGCGAGAGCCGCGGCCACCTTGCCGGAAACGGCCGTGAACGCTGCCGGCGGCGCGGTGTGGATGGAGGGCCACGGCCTCTGCGCCTTTGCGCCGAGCCTCGGGGCCGCCCTCACCATGAGCGAGGAGCTGGAACACCTGGCGGCCGTGCAGCTTTTGACGCTGGGGGCGTGA